From a region of the Vibrio ostreae genome:
- a CDS encoding ABC-ATPase domain-containing protein yields the protein MDVLTANLKKLEKQNYRAYQQIKGQYDFGDFTLYIDHIQSDPYASASRLRSTRAWSLTGLEWLREKSASYQIAARDFIARTFAELAKQENALSIALTGQTVLDNTAVLFNDQGIELRFRMHMPAEGRNILAKKALNILTFHLPKFIRRATLERELDKAALIHHCEVVEDQDALRAQLAEHGLVAFVANGSILPRVAGNCDLPMKDAVAFSAPSSLSVTLDTPNQGPLTGLGIRKGITLIVGGGFHGKSTLLTALERAIYNHIPGDGRERIVTDANAVKIRAEDGRCVHSLNLANYINHLPMGKSTTDFSTQDASGSTSQAAWLQESIEAGASTLLIDEDTSATNFMIRDERMQALVSKGDEPITPLVDRIGQLRNDLDISTLIVMGGSGDYLDVADSVIQMHDYQAVDVTEKARQVIAQHPSERRNESESPLATFAPRSLNRAALQKILADGNFRVAAKGVDSLRFGKEFADLTALEQLESSAQVHAIGWLWFQLAQLPGWSKNPAKDMEAMLSDQWHVVMPNHGDLAKPRIVDAMAALNRMRKSQFKAC from the coding sequence ATGGATGTATTAACTGCTAATCTGAAAAAACTCGAAAAACAGAACTATCGGGCATATCAGCAAATTAAAGGCCAATATGATTTTGGTGATTTCACTCTGTACATCGACCATATTCAGTCTGATCCATATGCTTCTGCGTCTCGTTTGCGTTCCACCCGCGCCTGGTCACTGACCGGCCTGGAATGGCTGCGCGAAAAATCGGCGTCATACCAAATTGCCGCCCGTGACTTTATCGCGCGTACTTTCGCCGAACTGGCCAAACAAGAGAATGCACTGTCAATAGCTCTGACCGGTCAGACCGTGCTGGATAACACCGCCGTATTGTTTAACGATCAGGGCATCGAACTGCGTTTTCGCATGCACATGCCAGCTGAAGGCCGCAACATTCTCGCCAAGAAAGCACTCAATATTCTCACCTTCCACCTGCCAAAGTTCATTCGACGCGCCACACTGGAACGTGAACTGGACAAAGCAGCACTCATTCATCACTGTGAAGTCGTGGAAGATCAGGATGCGCTTCGCGCTCAACTTGCCGAGCATGGCCTGGTCGCCTTTGTTGCCAATGGCAGTATCCTGCCCCGCGTTGCCGGTAACTGTGATTTACCAATGAAAGATGCGGTTGCGTTTAGCGCGCCGTCATCGCTGAGCGTGACACTTGATACACCAAACCAGGGTCCATTGACCGGATTGGGTATTCGTAAAGGCATTACCCTGATTGTGGGTGGTGGTTTTCACGGCAAATCAACGTTGCTGACTGCGCTGGAACGTGCGATTTACAACCATATCCCCGGCGATGGTCGTGAGCGTATCGTGACCGATGCCAATGCGGTTAAAATCCGCGCCGAAGACGGTCGCTGCGTACACAGCCTGAACCTGGCTAACTACATCAACCATCTGCCGATGGGTAAAAGCACGACAGATTTCAGCACTCAGGATGCGTCTGGTTCGACGTCACAAGCAGCCTGGCTGCAGGAATCAATTGAAGCTGGCGCAAGCACTCTACTGATTGACGAAGACACCTCAGCCACCAACTTTATGATTCGCGATGAACGTATGCAGGCGCTGGTCAGTAAAGGTGATGAGCCGATTACGCCATTAGTTGACCGCATCGGTCAGCTGCGCAATGACCTCGATATCTCAACTCTGATCGTAATGGGCGGCTCCGGCGATTATCTGGACGTGGCAGATAGCGTGATTCAGATGCACGACTACCAGGCCGTGGACGTAACCGAAAAAGCCCGTCAGGTGATTGCTCAGCACCCGAGCGAACGTCGTAATGAATCAGAAAGTCCACTAGCAACCTTTGCGCCACGCAGTTTGAATCGTGCCGCGCTGCAGAAAATTCTGGCTGATGGTAATTTCCGTGTCGCGGCGAAAGGGGTTGATTCACTGCGCTTTGGTAAAGAATTTGCGGATCTGACCGCACTGGAGCAGCTTGAGTCATCCGCTCAGGTGCATGCTATCGGCTGGTTGTGGTTCCAACTGGCACAACTGCCAGGCTGGTCGAAGAACCCGGCCAAAGATATGGAAGCCATGCTGAGTGATCAATGGCACGTCGTGATGCCGAATCATGGCGATCTGGCGAAGCCACGTATTGTGGACGCGATGGCCGCACTAAACCGGATGCGTAAATCCCAGTTTAAAGCCTGTTAA
- a CDS encoding isopenicillin N synthase family dioxygenase, whose amino-acid sequence MKLETIDYLAPDAPEQFVQSLRNTGFGVLKNHPIPKELVESIYRNWYQFFTSERKNEFQFNVDTQDGYFPPSVSEVAKGQTVKDIKEYFHVYPWGQIPQELKDEILDYYQRANEFASTLLAWVEEHAPADVQQRFSVALSEMIRSSEKTLLRVLHYPPMSGAEEPGAIRAAAHEDINLLTVLPASNEPGLQVKGRDGEWIDVPCDFGNLIINIGDMLQEASGGYFPSTTHRVINPTGERQTQSRISLPLFLHPKPDVVLSERYTAHSYLMERLRELGVI is encoded by the coding sequence ATGAAACTGGAAACTATCGATTATCTGGCACCAGATGCCCCGGAGCAGTTCGTACAGTCACTGCGCAATACCGGATTTGGAGTTCTTAAAAACCATCCGATCCCGAAAGAGTTGGTTGAGTCTATCTACCGTAACTGGTATCAATTTTTTACTTCAGAACGTAAGAATGAGTTCCAGTTTAATGTCGACACCCAGGATGGTTATTTTCCGCCATCGGTTTCAGAGGTCGCTAAGGGTCAAACCGTTAAAGACATCAAGGAATACTTCCATGTTTATCCGTGGGGACAGATTCCGCAAGAACTGAAAGACGAAATTCTTGATTACTACCAGCGTGCGAATGAATTTGCTTCCACTCTGCTGGCCTGGGTGGAAGAGCATGCTCCGGCGGATGTACAACAACGTTTTTCGGTTGCGCTATCGGAAATGATCCGCAGTAGTGAGAAAACACTGTTGCGCGTGCTGCATTACCCGCCAATGAGTGGTGCAGAGGAGCCGGGGGCGATTCGCGCTGCCGCGCATGAAGACATCAACCTGCTGACAGTGCTGCCGGCTTCGAACGAGCCAGGCCTGCAGGTGAAAGGCCGTGACGGTGAATGGATCGATGTGCCTTGTGATTTTGGTAACCTGATTATCAATATCGGTGACATGTTGCAGGAAGCGTCCGGCGGTTACTTTCCGTCCACGACACACCGCGTTATTAATCCGACCGGTGAGCGCCAGACTCAATCGCGTATTTCACTGCCGCTGTTTCTGCATCCTAAGCCGGATGTCGTGCTGTCTGAGCGTTATACGGCGCACAGCTATTTGATGGAGCGTCTGCGCGAGCTCGGTGTTATCTGA
- a CDS encoding DNA-J related domain-containing protein, whose amino-acid sequence MSDTQSLSAGFQTYMENPLLWPILEVLKRQPSGWKVHTLAAHLSELELVPVLDEAPDKDLFKRNFLIMNALYQLQEILYPKKWLQVEAMDIVLMANFQHASHVIDAEEPLRDYYTRWEHYEASEGEVKRLLNEFWTRYRRFVGGDNLQSLERSDALRLFELQADASAIEIRKTWRKLALRWHPDRDNGDAERFRVLCAAWNVLRQDDESPHKLI is encoded by the coding sequence ATGTCTGATACACAATCGCTGAGTGCGGGCTTCCAGACTTATATGGAAAACCCGCTGCTATGGCCTATTTTGGAAGTGCTGAAACGTCAACCGTCCGGTTGGAAGGTCCATACTCTGGCGGCCCATCTCAGCGAGTTGGAGCTGGTTCCGGTTCTGGATGAAGCACCAGATAAGGATCTGTTTAAACGCAATTTTCTCATCATGAATGCCTTGTACCAGTTGCAGGAAATCCTCTACCCGAAAAAGTGGCTGCAAGTGGAGGCGATGGACATTGTTCTGATGGCGAATTTTCAGCATGCTAGCCATGTGATTGATGCCGAAGAGCCCCTGCGTGATTACTACACCCGTTGGGAACATTACGAAGCGAGTGAGGGCGAGGTTAAACGCCTGCTTAACGAGTTCTGGACCCGTTACCGCCGCTTTGTGGGGGGCGATAATCTGCAAAGTCTGGAACGCAGTGACGCTCTGCGCCTGTTTGAACTGCAGGCCGATGCGAGTGCGATTGAGATCCGTAAGACCTGGCGCAAACTGGCCCTGCGCTGGCATCCGGACCGTGATAACGGTGATGCCGAGCGTTTTCGTGTCTTGTGTGCGGCGTGGAATGTGCTGCGTCAGGATGATGAATCGCCTCACAAATTAATATAA